The proteins below come from a single Zonotrichia leucophrys gambelii isolate GWCS_2022_RI chromosome 3, RI_Zleu_2.0, whole genome shotgun sequence genomic window:
- the PTP4A1 gene encoding protein tyrosine phosphatase type IVA 1: MARMNRPAPVEITYKNMRFLITHNPTNATLNKFIEELKKYGVTTVVRVCEATYDTAPVEKEGIQVLDWPFDDGAPPSNQIVDDWLNLLKVKFREEPGCCIAVHCVAGLGRAPVLVALALIECGMKYEDAVQFIRQKRRGAFNSKQLLYLEKYRPKMRLRFKDSNGHRNNCCIQ, encoded by the exons ATGGCCCGAATGAACCGCCCAGCTCCTGTGGAAATCACCTACAAGAACATGAGATTCCTGATCACACATAATCCAACCAATGCAACCTTAAACAAATTTATAGAG GAACTTAAGAAATACGGTGTTACCACAGTGGTGAGAGTGTGTGAAGCTACTTATGACACTGCTCCGGTGGAAAAAGAAGGCATTCAGGTTTTG GACTGGCCCTTTGATGACGGTGCTCCACCATCCAACCAGATTGTTGATGATTGGCTAAACCTCCTCAAAGTTAAATTTCGTGAAGAACCTGGTTGTTGTATTGCTGTACACTGTGTTGCTGGTCTTGGAAG agcTCCAGTCTTAGTTGCTCTTGCACTGATAGAATGTGGAATGAAGTATGAAGATGCAGTGCAGTTCATAAGACA gaAGCGGCGTGGAGCTTTCAACAGCAAGCAACTTCTGTACTTGGAGAAATACCGCCCCAAGATGCGTCTGCGCTTTAAAGACTCCAACGGTCACCGAAATAATTGTTGTATTCAGTAA